CGCAAGGGCCGTTTTGAACTGGCCGATGGCGGCACTCTGTTTCTGGATGAAATCGGCGACATGCCCCTGCCCATGCAGGTAAAGCTGCTGCGGGTGTTGCAGGAGCGCAGCTTTGAGCGGGTGGGGGGCACCCGTCCCATCAAGGCCAATGTGCGCATCATTGCCGCCACCCACCGGGATCTGGAAGCCATGATCCAGGAGCAGCGTTTTCGCGAAGATCTCTACTACCGGCTGAACGTGTTTCCCATTACCGCCCCGCCGCTGCGCGAGCGCCGCGACGACATTGCCCTGCTGCTGAGGGAGCTGGTGGCACGCCACCGCAACGAGCACAAGGTGGATCTCGACTTTTCGCCGGCGGCCATTCAAACCCTGCAGGGCTACCGCTGGCCCGGTAACGTGCGCGAACTGTCGAACCTGGTGGAGCGCATGATGATCCTGTGCCCCGGACAGCAGGTGCAGCCGGCCGATTTGCCGGAAAAATACCGGGGTGACCATGTGCCCGAGTCCTTTGATGACATGGACGAGCAGGCGGCGCTGGCATCCATTTTTTCCGACGAACCCGTTGAGTTCGACGACGCAGGCACCACCTTCTTTGACTTTGAACCGGAAGACGAAGTACCGGTGCTCAATGGCGAACTGCACATTCCCGACATCACCGCCGAAGGCGTTAACCTCAAGGAAATGCTGGCCAATATCGAGGTGGAGATGATTGGCAGGGCGCTGGACGCCCACGACGGCGTGGTGGCCCGGGCCGCCGAGCATCTGGGCATGCGCCGCACCACTCTGGTGGAGAAAATGAAAAAATACGGCATCGGGCGCGATTGAACAATTTGCGAGTGGCACGCATTTTGAATCATCGCTGCCATGAGCACATTCACACCCACTCAATCCGCCCCCCATGCCTCCTGGCTTGCCCTGCTGGGCCCGGCACGTCTTGAAGAGGTGCTTCACACCCTGCCCGGTGGCCTGCTGTGGGTGGATGGCCAGGGCGTGGTCAGCCGGGCCAACGCCGCCGCCCGGGCGCTGCTGGGCGAGCCTTTGCTCAATACTCCCTGGCTTGACGTGATCGCCCGGGCCTTTGCGCCCAGGCCCGATGATGGCCTGCAGGTGTCGCTGCACGACGGCCGCAGGGTGCAGCTGGCCATTTCCCATCTGCCCGGCCTGCCCGGTCAGCTGGTGCAACTGACCGATTTTACTCCCACCCGGGCCTGGGCCGAGCAGCAGGGCCACGCCGAGCGGCTGGCGGCCCTGGGGCGCATGGCGGCCACCCTGGCGCATCAGATCCGCACGCCCTTGTCGGCGGCCATGCTGTACGGCGCCAATCTGGCCAGCCCCGGGCTGGATCTTTCACAACGTCAGCGCTTTCAGCAGCGGCTGATGGACAGGCTCGGCGATATTGAGCGTCAAATAAGCGACATTCTGCTCTATGCCCGGCCCGATCAGGCGGCCCTGGCCGAGCCGCTGTGTGTGAACACCCTGCTGAATGCCGCCGTCGAGGCGGCGGCGCCCCTGCTGGCAGGCAAGGCCAGTCTTGAGTGCCGGGTGGAGCCCGGGCTCGAGGTGCTGGGCAACGGCAACAGCCTGCAGGGTATAGTGCTCAACCTGCTGGAAAACGCCGTCGAGGCCGGTGCCGATGCGTTGACCCTGGTTGCCGGGCGCGAAGGAGACTGGGCTCTTATCCGCCTTGCCGACAATGGCAAGGGCATGGATGAGGCTCTGCAAAAGCAGATCTTCACGCCCTTTTTCACCACCCGCAGCCAGGGCTCGGGGCTTGGGCTGGCGGCGGTGGCCTCGGTGTTGCGCGCCCATCAGGGCAGGGTGGAGGTCAGCTCGGCACCGGGGCGAGGCAGTTGTTTCAGCCTGTGGTTGCCACTGGCGGCCAACAAGGAGGCATGATGAACACCGATATTCTGGTTGTGGAAGACGACACCGGTCTGCAGCAGGCGCTGCAGGATACCCTGGAGCTGGCCGGCCTTGAGTGCACCTGTGTGGTCAGTGCCGAAGACGCCATGATTTATCTGCAACAGGCGCCGGTGCGTATGGTGATCACCGACGTGCAAATGGCCGGCATGAATGGCCTGGAGCTGCTCGGCTGGATAGGCGAGCGCCTGCCCGGGCTGCCGGTGCTGGTGATCACCGCCCACGCTCAGGTGGCGGGGGCGGTGGCCGCCATGCGTGCCGGTGCCGTGGATTATCTGGCCAAGCCCTTTACCCCCGATGCCCTGCTGGAGCGAGTGCGCCGTTATGTGCGTCCGGCGCTGCACAGCCATGAAGATCCCATTGCCGAAGACGCCGCCAGCCGCCAGTTGCTGCAACTGGCGGCCAGAGTGGCGGCCACCGATGCCAGCGTGATGATCTCGGGTCCCAGCGGCACCGGCAAGGAAGTGCTGGCGCGCTTCATTCACCGCCGTTCAAGCCGGGCCGACAAACCTTTTGTGGCCATCAACTGCGCGGCCATTCCCGACAACATGCTGGAAGCCACCCTGTTCGGCTATGAAAAGGGCGCCTTTACCGGCGCGGTGCAGGCCTGTGCCGGCAAGTTCGAGCTGGCCCAGGAAGGTACCCTGTTGCTGGACGAGATCACCGAAATGGACGTGGCGCTTCAGGCCAAGCTGCTGCGGGTGCTGCAGGAGCAGGAAGTGGAGCGGCTGGGCGGACGCAAAACCCTGAGGCTGAACGTGCGGGTGCTGGCCACCAGCAACCGGGATCTGCGTCAGGCGGTCAGTGAAGGCAGTTTCAGGGAAGATCTCTACTACCGGCTGAATGTGTTTCCGCTGGCGTGGCCGTCCCTGGCCGATCGCCCCGCCGACATTCTGCCCCTGGCCCGCTTTCTGCTGAACTGCCACGCTCGGGCGCAGGGCCGGCATGGTGTGGTGTTGTCTGCCGAGGCCGAATTCCGGTTGCAGGGCTGGCACTGGCCGGGCAATGTGCGCGAGCTGGATAACGTGATGCAGCGGGCGCTGATCCTGGCCGCCGGCACCGAGATAACGGCCGGCGACATTTTGCTGGACGACGGCAGCCCGGTTTCCGTGCCGGTGCCGGCCGCCACCGCTGCGGAGCTGGGAGAAGCGCTGGAAAACCAGGAGCACCGCATTATTCTGCAGGCGCTGCACAACAGCGGCGGCAGCCGGCGTGAAGTGGCGGAGCGGCTGGGCATCAGTCCGCGCACCCTGCGTTACAAGCTGGCGCGCATGCGCGAAGCGGGGATAAAGGTACCCGCCTGACGCTGAAAAGATGAACTGGCCCGGCCTTTGCATTAAGATGCGTGTTCGCATGAGTGTTTACTGATTGAGGAGCCAAATTGATGGAGATTAAAGCCGCCGCGCTGCTGGCCGAGATGCAGTCAATGCAGGGCGAGGCCCAAAACCTGGCCCCGGTGCAGGGCACCGGCCCTCGTCAGGACTTTGCCGAATTGCTGGGCCAGGCCGTAAACAAGGTCAATGGTCTGCAGCAAACCACCAACGAGCTGCGCACCCGCTTTGAGCTGGGCGACGAGTCGGTGGGCCTGGAGCAGGTGATGATCTCGGCCCAGAAGTCGAGCATCGCCTTTGAGGCCACCGTGCAGGTACGCAACAAGCTGGTGGATGCCTACAAGACCATCATGAACATGCCGGTGTAAGGAGCTGACGGGTGGCTGACAATCCGCTGGCGGAAACCGACAAGAGCACGCTTCCTGCCAATAACGGCGGCGCCGCCATGGAGGCGCAGGAGCGCAAGAGCACGCCCTTTGCCCTGCTGGGCAATGCCGATGTGCTGCGCCAGATAGTGATTGTGCTGGCCCTGGCCATTTGTCTGGCCATGGCGGTGTTTGTGCTGCTGTGGGGCAAGGAGCCGGAAATGCGGCCGCTGGGGGTATACAACAATCAGGAACTGATTGAAACCCTCGACTTTCTCGATGCTCAGAAAATAGAATACAAAATCGACGGCAACAGCGTGCTGGTGCGCGCCGATCAATATGCCGACATTCAGCTCGGCCTGCGTCGTTCCGGCCTGACCCAGGCGCCGCCCGAGGGCGACAGCATTCTGCTGTCCGATCCCGGCTTTGGCATCAGCCAGCGGCTGGAGCGCGAACGTCTTAACCTCAGCCGGGAGCGCCAGCTGGCCCGGGTGATTGAACAATATAACAGTGTGTCCCGGGCTCAGGTGCTGCTGGCCATTCCCCGGGAAAATGTGTTTGTGCGCGACAAGCGCAAGCCCAGCGCTACCGTGGTGCTGAACCTGCGCCGGGGCACCAGCCTGCGTCAGGAAGAAGTGGATGCCATTGTGGATACGGTGGCGTCGGCGGTGCCGGATCTCACCCCGGGCCGGGTAACGGTGACCGATCAGAACGGCCGCCTGCTCAACTCCGGCTCTCAGGATCCCCTGGCCGCCCGTAACCGGCGTGAGTTTGAACTGCAGCAAAAGCAGGAAGAGGAATACCGCCAGAAGATTGACGCCATTCTCAGCCCGGTGCTGGGGCTGGGCAATTACACCGCCGAGGTGGATCTGCGCCTCGATTTTCGCCGTCGTCAGCAAACGGTGAAAACCTATAACCCCGACATGCCGGCAATCCGCTCGGAAATGGTGATGGAAGACAACACCTCCGGTCGCGGTGCCATCGGTATTCCCGGTGCGCTCACCAACCAGCCTCCGGTGGACAGCGATATTCCCGAGCAGGCCGGCGAGGCTTCGGAAAAAACCGGGACCGAGCGCAGCCGGCGCGAGGCTACCCGCAACTTTGAGCTCGACACCACCATCAGCCACACCGAAAGCGCCGTGGGCGACATTCGCCGGCTCACGGTGTCGGTGGCGGTGGACTACAAGACGGTGACGCAGGCCGACGGCAGTCTGGAGCGGGTGCCGCTCGACGCCGCCGAGCTGGCCCGCATCGAGCGATTGCTCAAAGGCGGGCTGGGCTTTGATGTGA
The Oceanimonas pelagia genome window above contains:
- a CDS encoding sigma-54 dependent transcriptional regulator, with the translated sequence MSFSGRILIMDHDQERRTRLEAILSFMQVEWRSGSRASDLAWLQEQAHTITVLLGDINAPLHELPEQFAHHVFISLQPLRSSAPNLLGTLSELTYDELTRLLGQAEQWRPAAQSLQHEQCLKELLVGESTAMQSVKGLIQQVADKQANVLLLGESGTGKEVIARAIHLLSQQAKGPFVPINCGAIPADLLESELFGHEKGAFTGAVSARKGRFELADGGTLFLDEIGDMPLPMQVKLLRVLQERSFERVGGTRPIKANVRIIAATHRDLEAMIQEQRFREDLYYRLNVFPITAPPLRERRDDIALLLRELVARHRNEHKVDLDFSPAAIQTLQGYRWPGNVRELSNLVERMMILCPGQQVQPADLPEKYRGDHVPESFDDMDEQAALASIFSDEPVEFDDAGTTFFDFEPEDEVPVLNGELHIPDITAEGVNLKEMLANIEVEMIGRALDAHDGVVARAAEHLGMRRTTLVEKMKKYGIGRD
- a CDS encoding sensor histidine kinase, producing MAAMSTFTPTQSAPHASWLALLGPARLEEVLHTLPGGLLWVDGQGVVSRANAAARALLGEPLLNTPWLDVIARAFAPRPDDGLQVSLHDGRRVQLAISHLPGLPGQLVQLTDFTPTRAWAEQQGHAERLAALGRMAATLAHQIRTPLSAAMLYGANLASPGLDLSQRQRFQQRLMDRLGDIERQISDILLYARPDQAALAEPLCVNTLLNAAVEAAAPLLAGKASLECRVEPGLEVLGNGNSLQGIVLNLLENAVEAGADALTLVAGREGDWALIRLADNGKGMDEALQKQIFTPFFTTRSQGSGLGLAAVASVLRAHQGRVEVSSAPGRGSCFSLWLPLAANKEA
- a CDS encoding sigma-54-dependent transcriptional regulator, with the translated sequence MMNTDILVVEDDTGLQQALQDTLELAGLECTCVVSAEDAMIYLQQAPVRMVITDVQMAGMNGLELLGWIGERLPGLPVLVITAHAQVAGAVAAMRAGAVDYLAKPFTPDALLERVRRYVRPALHSHEDPIAEDAASRQLLQLAARVAATDASVMISGPSGTGKEVLARFIHRRSSRADKPFVAINCAAIPDNMLEATLFGYEKGAFTGAVQACAGKFELAQEGTLLLDEITEMDVALQAKLLRVLQEQEVERLGGRKTLRLNVRVLATSNRDLRQAVSEGSFREDLYYRLNVFPLAWPSLADRPADILPLARFLLNCHARAQGRHGVVLSAEAEFRLQGWHWPGNVRELDNVMQRALILAAGTEITAGDILLDDGSPVSVPVPAATAAELGEALENQEHRIILQALHNSGGSRREVAERLGISPRTLRYKLARMREAGIKVPA
- the fliE gene encoding flagellar hook-basal body complex protein FliE yields the protein MEIKAAALLAEMQSMQGEAQNLAPVQGTGPRQDFAELLGQAVNKVNGLQQTTNELRTRFELGDESVGLEQVMISAQKSSIAFEATVQVRNKLVDAYKTIMNMPV
- the fliF gene encoding flagellar basal-body MS-ring/collar protein FliF, which encodes MADNPLAETDKSTLPANNGGAAMEAQERKSTPFALLGNADVLRQIVIVLALAICLAMAVFVLLWGKEPEMRPLGVYNNQELIETLDFLDAQKIEYKIDGNSVLVRADQYADIQLGLRRSGLTQAPPEGDSILLSDPGFGISQRLERERLNLSRERQLARVIEQYNSVSRAQVLLAIPRENVFVRDKRKPSATVVLNLRRGTSLRQEEVDAIVDTVASAVPDLTPGRVTVTDQNGRLLNSGSQDPLAARNRREFELQQKQEEEYRQKIDAILSPVLGLGNYTAEVDLRLDFRRRQQTVKTYNPDMPAIRSEMVMEDNTSGRGAIGIPGALTNQPPVDSDIPEQAGEASEKTGTERSRREATRNFELDTTISHTESAVGDIRRLTVSVAVDYKTVTQADGSLERVPLDAAELARIERLLKGGLGFDVSRGDAIEVVSMSFNRPDLDTVADIPFYEQAWFWRLARILGAVLVLVVLLLALVRPMMKRLLNIDEKPDELGLDGQSALAGSDELDMLAQQAELEDGMFGIRDGQLRLPNLNKDEDLLSAVRALVANEPDLAAQVIKDWVQSDE